Proteins encoded within one genomic window of Pedobacter africanus:
- a CDS encoding diacylglycerol/lipid kinase family protein — MGKRTSNLKLLFIVNPGSGSGQINFTEVIGDYFAEREEDFEIYELPKNCAIAQIKKAIETANADRVIAVGGDGTLKLVSECVLQTDTPIGIIPAGSANGMAKELGIPTAIPEALDIAVNGSIKKIHAISVNGELCIHLADIGFNAHLVKKFDALPQRGMLAYAKAAWQALWKHYKMEVEFKIKDKTIRAKAAMVVIANATMYGTGVKINPDGKLDDDLFEVILVKEYSVMEILKLRFTNLPFNPKNIESFQTKDLSIKTRHKAHFQVDGEYIGKVNSIKANLLPAAICMITNA, encoded by the coding sequence ATGGGCAAGCGTACTTCAAATTTAAAATTATTGTTTATTGTTAATCCCGGATCGGGAAGCGGCCAAATTAATTTCACCGAAGTGATTGGCGACTATTTTGCAGAGCGCGAGGAAGATTTTGAGATTTATGAGTTGCCAAAGAACTGTGCCATAGCGCAGATCAAAAAGGCAATTGAAACTGCAAACGCGGATAGGGTGATTGCTGTGGGCGGCGATGGTACACTTAAGCTGGTATCGGAATGTGTGCTGCAAACAGATACACCCATTGGTATCATCCCGGCAGGTTCTGCCAATGGGATGGCCAAAGAGCTGGGCATTCCTACTGCGATCCCCGAAGCCCTGGACATTGCTGTAAACGGTAGCATCAAAAAAATCCACGCCATTAGCGTAAACGGTGAATTGTGTATACATCTGGCCGATATTGGTTTCAATGCCCATCTGGTTAAAAAGTTTGATGCCCTGCCCCAGCGGGGGATGCTGGCCTATGCCAAAGCAGCATGGCAGGCACTCTGGAAACATTATAAAATGGAAGTTGAGTTTAAAATTAAAGACAAAACCATCCGTGCAAAGGCAGCAATGGTGGTAATTGCCAATGCCACCATGTATGGCACCGGTGTTAAGATCAATCCTGATGGGAAATTGGATGACGATCTCTTTGAGGTGATATTGGTGAAAGAATATTCGGTGATGGAAATCCTAAAACTCAGGTTTACCAACCTGCCCTTTAACCCTAAAAATATTGAATCCTTTCAAACCAAAGACCTGAGTATAAAAACCAGGCATAAGGCCCATTTCCAGGTAGATGGGGAATATATTGGCAAGGTAAACAGCATCAAGGCAAATCTCCTTCCTGCAGCCATCTGCATGATCACCAATGCTTAG
- a CDS encoding TonB family protein, which translates to MTKILGFAFFMLCALGLSAQPVVKGGLEAFVAANNVYPQYSLQNCIQGTVTISFKLDKNGFVYYSKIRSGIGTDLDDEALRLIRLSSGKWIVPKNHDTTVFLIAPIKFTLSGYNCENKNPEEIKRAITLYRSNQGLAGTIQNFYRNKEKGTYKKAEEARIIALRTELGYDDEYFQERIKDGLKKLKQKDKLGACEDFLFVKYMGSDLADEMLDKYCR; encoded by the coding sequence ATGACAAAAATCCTGGGTTTCGCATTTTTTATGTTGTGTGCACTTGGTTTAAGTGCCCAACCTGTTGTAAAAGGCGGACTGGAAGCTTTTGTTGCGGCTAATAATGTTTACCCTCAATATTCTCTTCAAAACTGCATACAAGGCACAGTGACCATCAGCTTTAAGCTTGACAAAAACGGCTTTGTGTACTATTCAAAGATCAGATCGGGTATCGGGACCGATCTGGATGATGAAGCTTTAAGACTGATCAGGCTGAGCAGCGGTAAATGGATTGTACCCAAAAATCACGATACCACTGTATTTCTGATCGCGCCCATAAAGTTTACGCTGTCTGGCTACAACTGCGAGAATAAAAACCCGGAGGAGATCAAAAGGGCAATAACCCTTTACCGCTCTAACCAGGGCCTTGCGGGCACCATTCAGAATTTTTACAGGAACAAGGAAAAAGGCACCTATAAAAAAGCTGAGGAAGCCAGGATTATAGCTTTGCGTACAGAACTGGGTTATGACGATGAGTATTTTCAGGAACGCATCAAAGACGGGCTTAAAAAACTGAAACAGAAAGACAAACTGGGAGCCTGTGAGGACTTTCTGTTTGTAAAATATATGGGCTCCGATCTGGCAGATGAAATGCTGGACAAATACTGCCGGTAA
- the rbfA gene encoding 30S ribosome-binding factor RbfA, which yields MESKRQQKFAGIIQKELAAIFQREGAAYLPNTLVTITKVRVSPDLAVAKVYLSFLNTNNTTLSVAEVNSHAGEIRYKLGARIRHQARVIPTLTFFVDDTNEYVEHMDRLFDKISKDRKENDGNS from the coding sequence ATGGAAAGTAAACGTCAACAGAAATTTGCCGGAATTATACAGAAAGAGTTAGCCGCTATTTTTCAGCGCGAAGGTGCAGCATATTTGCCGAATACCCTGGTAACCATTACCAAGGTGCGTGTTTCTCCGGATCTTGCGGTTGCAAAGGTTTACCTGAGCTTTTTAAATACAAACAATACCACCTTATCGGTTGCCGAGGTAAACTCACATGCCGGCGAGATCAGGTATAAGCTTGGTGCAAGAATACGCCACCAGGCCCGCGTAATCCCTACGCTTACCTTCTTTGTAGATGATACAAACGAATACGTGGAGCATATGGACAGGTTGTTTGACAAGATTTCGAAAGACCGTAAAGAAAACGACGGAAATTCGTAA
- the hflX gene encoding GTPase HflX yields the protein MGKQKFYDTALKQERAVLVGVVRPGEKPEETREYLDELAFLVDTAGGLVEHEFTQKMLKPDRATFVGTGKLEEIQAYVKSEEIDMVVFDDELSPSQLRNIERELQVKILDRSNLILDIFAGRAQTAQAKTQVELAQLQYLLPRLTRLWTHLERQKGGIGMRGPGETQIESDRRMILEKISLLKSRLKQIDRQNETQRKNRGQLIRVALVGYTNVGKSTIMNMLSKSDVFAENKLFATLDTTVRKVVIENLPFLLSDTVGFIRKLPHHLVECFKSTLDEVREADILIHVVDVSHPNFEDQIHVVNETLKDLGARDKETIMVFNKIDAYVSPEPYHEEEERAVLTLEDFKKSWMGSENAPAIFISALHKENLEEFKQLLYGKVVALHTARYPYDKLLY from the coding sequence ATGGGAAAACAGAAATTTTATGATACTGCGCTTAAGCAGGAGCGGGCGGTACTTGTAGGGGTCGTAAGGCCAGGAGAGAAACCAGAGGAAACCAGGGAATACCTGGATGAGCTGGCTTTTCTGGTAGATACTGCAGGTGGTTTGGTGGAGCATGAATTTACCCAGAAAATGCTGAAACCCGATCGTGCCACTTTTGTGGGTACAGGAAAGCTGGAAGAGATACAGGCTTATGTAAAATCTGAAGAGATAGATATGGTTGTTTTTGACGACGAACTATCGCCTTCGCAATTGAGAAATATTGAAAGGGAACTGCAGGTTAAAATACTGGACCGCAGTAACCTGATCCTGGATATTTTTGCGGGTAGGGCACAAACCGCCCAGGCCAAAACACAGGTTGAGCTGGCCCAGCTGCAATACCTGCTGCCCAGGTTAACCCGCTTATGGACCCACCTGGAGCGCCAGAAGGGAGGGATCGGGATGCGTGGCCCGGGGGAAACCCAGATTGAGAGCGATAGAAGGATGATCCTGGAAAAGATATCACTTCTAAAATCACGACTAAAGCAGATCGACCGTCAAAATGAAACACAACGTAAAAACCGCGGGCAGCTGATCCGTGTAGCGCTTGTGGGCTATACTAACGTAGGTAAATCTACCATCATGAACATGCTGTCCAAATCTGATGTGTTTGCAGAAAATAAGCTTTTTGCCACATTGGATACTACGGTACGTAAAGTGGTCATCGAAAATCTGCCTTTTTTGCTGTCGGATACCGTTGGGTTTATCCGTAAGCTGCCCCACCACCTTGTAGAATGTTTTAAATCTACCCTGGATGAGGTGCGCGAAGCTGATATCCTGATCCATGTGGTGGATGTTTCACATCCGAACTTTGAAGATCAGATCCATGTGGTTAATGAAACCCTGAAAGACCTTGGGGCAAGGGATAAAGAAACCATTATGGTGTTCAATAAAATTGATGCCTATGTGAGTCCGGAGCCCTACCATGAAGAAGAAGAAAGAGCAGTACTTACCTTGGAAGATTTTAAAAAGAGCTGGATGGGGTCAGAAAATGCACCTGCCATCTTTATTTCTGCACTTCATAAAGAGAATTTAGAAGAATTTAAGCAGTTGTTGTACGGTAAAGTGGTGGCATTGCACACCGCTCGCTATCCGTACGATAAGCTGTTGTATTAA
- the trpC gene encoding indole-3-glycerol phosphate synthase TrpC, with amino-acid sequence MTILDKIVLRKKEEVALAKQAVSVQQLEAGLHFKRNPYIFKDFLLDEQRTGIIAEFKRRSPSKGIINDQVKVADVTQAYAAAGASALSVLTDIDFFGGHTNDLLEARAANEIPVLRKDFMIDEYQVIEAKALGADIILLIAAILTPAEIKNLSAVAKNLGLNVLLEVHNEQELERSICKDLDAIGVNNRNLADFTVNIQTSFDLVNQIPEDFMKISESAISAVETIKELKTAGFNGFLIGENFMKTANPGQAMRDFAGQLISV; translated from the coding sequence ATGACTATTTTAGATAAAATTGTACTGCGTAAAAAAGAGGAAGTGGCATTGGCCAAACAAGCTGTTTCTGTACAGCAACTGGAAGCCGGCCTGCACTTTAAACGCAATCCCTATATATTTAAAGACTTTTTGCTGGATGAGCAGCGTACAGGCATTATTGCGGAATTCAAAAGACGATCACCGTCAAAAGGGATCATCAACGACCAGGTAAAGGTAGCCGATGTAACACAGGCTTATGCCGCGGCGGGCGCATCGGCCCTGTCGGTACTTACCGATATAGATTTTTTTGGCGGGCATACCAATGACCTGCTGGAAGCCAGGGCGGCAAATGAAATCCCGGTGCTGAGAAAGGATTTTATGATCGATGAATATCAGGTTATAGAGGCCAAAGCTTTGGGTGCTGATATTATTTTACTGATTGCTGCAATTCTGACACCCGCAGAGATCAAAAACCTGTCTGCTGTAGCCAAAAACCTTGGCTTGAATGTATTGCTTGAAGTACACAACGAGCAGGAACTGGAACGTAGCATTTGTAAAGATTTGGATGCGATTGGTGTAAATAACCGTAACCTGGCTGATTTTACGGTAAATATCCAGACTTCTTTCGACCTGGTAAATCAAATACCCGAAGACTTTATGAAGATTTCGGAAAGTGCCATAAGTGCAGTGGAAACGATTAAGGAACTGAAAACCGCAGGCTTCAATGGCTTTCTGATAGGTGAAAACTTCATGAAAACAGCAAACCCGGGCCAGGCCATGCGGGATTTTGCCGGGCAATTGATCTCGGTATAA
- a CDS encoding anthranilate synthase component II yields MDKQIQKKVLVIDNYDSFTYNLVHLVNELGRDVEVWRNDKFDLADVDQYDKIILSPGPGIPEEAGLLLDVIKTYAASKSIFGVCLGQQAIAEAFGGRLLNLGRPMHGIATPVTVLDKTEILFADCPETINVGRYHSWVVSNEGLPDCFTVTATDADAEVMALRHNDFDVRGVQFHPESVLTEYGKQMMQNWLEN; encoded by the coding sequence ATGGATAAGCAAATACAAAAGAAAGTACTGGTTATTGACAACTACGATTCCTTTACCTATAACCTGGTGCACCTGGTAAATGAACTTGGGCGCGATGTAGAGGTATGGAGAAATGATAAATTTGATTTGGCTGATGTGGACCAGTATGATAAAATTATTTTATCACCAGGTCCCGGCATTCCGGAAGAAGCGGGTTTGCTGCTCGATGTGATTAAAACCTATGCGGCAAGCAAAAGTATTTTTGGCGTTTGTTTGGGCCAGCAGGCTATTGCCGAAGCCTTTGGTGGAAGATTGCTAAATTTGGGACGGCCAATGCATGGCATTGCTACGCCAGTTACGGTGCTGGACAAAACGGAAATCCTGTTTGCCGATTGTCCTGAAACCATAAATGTGGGGCGCTACCACTCATGGGTAGTAAGCAATGAAGGCTTGCCCGATTGCTTTACGGTAACTGCTACTGATGCCGATGCGGAGGTTATGGCGTTGCGCCATAACGATTTCGATGTGCGCGGGGTTCAGTTTCATCCGGAGAGCGTACTGACGGAATATGGAAAACAAATGATGCAGAACTGGCTGGAAAATTAA